ATTCATTCAAGAGATTGCTTGGACCTTCCATGGAGACAGATGCCCGTCTGTCCTCGAAAAAACGGGCAGACGAACAGGCCATCAAAGTGTTTATGGATAACCTGAGAGAACTGCTCCTAGCCTCCCCTCTCGGCCAGATGCGCGTCATGGCGATTGACCCCGGTTTCCGCACCGGATGCAAGGTTGTCTGCCTTGATGCACAAGGCGCACTCGTTCACAACACCGTGATATATCCAGGCATGGGTGAGCGTAAAGATGAGGAAGCGCGTAATGTTGTCCTCGCACTATGCCATCAATTTGAGATACAGGCTATTGCAATTGGTAACGGTACCGCCAGTCGTGAAACCGAAGACTTTATTCGCAAATGCGGTCTACCCAGTTCCATTTCAATCGTCATGGTCAATGAAAGTGGCGCATCCATTTACTCTGCATCCGAAGTAGCACGGGAAGAGTTCCCGGATCAGGATATCACAGTACGTGGTGCGGTCAGTATTGGACGTCGACTGATGGACCCTTTGGCTGAGCTGGTTAAGCTCGATCCCAAGAGCATTGGTGTTGGTCAATACCAACACGATATCGACGAATTCAAATTAAAGGGCAGCCTCGATGACGTTGTTGTCAGTTGCGTGAATGCAGTTGGCGTCGAGGTGAATACTGCTAGTAAGGAGTTGCTTAAATATGTGTCTGGGCTGAATACGCGCCTGGCCGAAAGCATTGTGACAACTCGCACGCAGAATGGACCTTTTCGTTCAAGAAAGGAATTGCTCAAAGTCGCCGGGATGGGCCCAAAGTCCTTTGAGCAAAGCGCAGGCTTTATGCGTATACGTGGTGGCGCACATCCTCTGGACGGATCAGCGGTTCACCCTGAACGCTATGAACTGGTCGAGCAAATGGCAAGCGATGCCAATTGCAGCATAGAAGAACTCCTGGCCAGCGATTCGCGAAGGAAACAACTGAAACTGGAAAAGTATGTCAGCGATGATGTCGGCTTACCGACCTTGCAGGATATTATGGCAGAGCTTGCCAAACCAGGACGTGACCCACGAGAAAAGTTTGAGGTGTTCAGTTTCGCAGAAGGAATCAATGAAATTGAAGATTTAAGCGAAGGCCTTCGACTCCCTGGAATCGTTACCAACGTGGCAGCATTCGGTGCATTTGTCGATGTGGGTGTGCATCAGGACGGTCTCGTGCATGTCAGCGAACTGTCCGATGAATTCGTAAAAGATCCATCCGAGGTGGTTAAAGTCCAACAACGAGTCCAAGTTACGGTACTGGAAGTCGATGTTCCACGTAAACGCATTTCCCTCTCAATGAAAACCCAACGCGAAAATGGAAAGCCTCATCATAATGCAGGTCGCGGTGGAAACAAAGGTGGTTCAAGTGGCA
The Rubellicoccus peritrichatus DNA segment above includes these coding regions:
- a CDS encoding Tex family protein, whose protein sequence is MIESHILKIADELNLSKEQVLATARLFDEGATVPFIARYRKEATGQLDEVEITAIRDRLADLKALEDRRTSIIKSLEERKLMTDDLRAKIDGAESVASLEDVYQPYRPKRRTRAMIAKEKGLTELANFIFENQGKPIDDEAAKFIVESEEEDKAVPDIEAALKGARDILAEQFSDDTDARLEIRQLFEKEAILKSQVMFEKEEEGSKYKDYFDFSEPLAQIPSHRLLAIRRGASEGFLYFRIQVDEELATGMMKKRFLSGNGPAAEQINLAIEDSFKRLLGPSMETDARLSSKKRADEQAIKVFMDNLRELLLASPLGQMRVMAIDPGFRTGCKVVCLDAQGALVHNTVIYPGMGERKDEEARNVVLALCHQFEIQAIAIGNGTASRETEDFIRKCGLPSSISIVMVNESGASIYSASEVAREEFPDQDITVRGAVSIGRRLMDPLAELVKLDPKSIGVGQYQHDIDEFKLKGSLDDVVVSCVNAVGVEVNTASKELLKYVSGLNTRLAESIVTTRTQNGPFRSRKELLKVAGMGPKSFEQSAGFMRIRGGAHPLDGSAVHPERYELVEQMASDANCSIEELLASDSRRKQLKLEKYVSDDVGLPTLQDIMAELAKPGRDPREKFEVFSFAEGINEIEDLSEGLRLPGIVTNVAAFGAFVDVGVHQDGLVHVSELSDEFVKDPSEVVKVQQRVQVTVLEVDVPRKRISLSMKTQRENGKPHHNAGRGGNKGGSSGKQQRDNRQRQNNRHDRGQHSRGNKPSKSFGNSLGDLF